A genome region from Scyliorhinus torazame isolate Kashiwa2021f chromosome 11, sScyTor2.1, whole genome shotgun sequence includes the following:
- the tmem74 gene encoding transmembrane protein 74, protein MASLELVFLEERNNQPCAWKELDWGFHPSFPQISGSAPGTAPVEGYSFKQGQHHTGGTAPFESYSVKHGSAPGTAPFESYSFKQGQHHAGGTAPFESYSFKQGSAPGTAPFENYSFKQGQHHTGGTDIKVCCDQELETSFAYIDENVNLQRASPGLPDKNYSSQPSDTRTIAKGLQELSIESDDDSSAGSSDTSVDYGFISALLFLFSGITLVIISYLIPRDVTVDPDSVSAREMERLQRESARVGAHLDRCVIAGLGLLTLGGILLSTLLMISICKGELYRRQRLAPNGRSGNVYGSFSFRLKSPAPNSSTQLFPLDGEDTTTID, encoded by the coding sequence aTGGCTTCTTTGGAGTTAGTTTTCCTGGAGGAAAGAAATAATCAACCCTGTGCTTGGAAAGAACTGGATTGGGGATTTCACCCCTCGTTCCCGCAGATCTCGGGTTCAGCACCAGGGACAGCGCCCGTTGAGGGTTACAGCTTCAAACAGGGTCAGCACCACACCGGAGGGACAGCGCCCTTTGAGAGTTACAGCGTCAAACACGGTTCAGCACCAGGGACAGCGCCCTTTGAGAGTTACAGCTTCAAACAGGGTCAGCACCACGCCGGAGGGACAGCGCCCTTTGAGAGTTACAGCTTCAAACAAGGTTCAGCACCAGGGACAGCGCCCTTTGAGAATTACAGCTTCAAACAGGGCCAGCACCACACCGGCGGAACGGACATTAAGGTGTGTTGCGACCAAGAACTGGAGACATCTTTCGCCTACATTGATGAAAATGTCAACCTGCAGCGTGCAAGCCCCGGGCTTCCGGACAAAAACTACAGCAGCCAGCCCAGTGACACGAGGACCATTGCCAAAGGCTTACAGGAACTCTCAATCGAGTCTGACGATGACAGCTCAGCCGGCAGCTCAGACACCTCCGTGGATTACGGCTTCATCAGCGCTCTGCTCTTCCTGTTCAGCGGCATCACGCTGGTCATCATCTCTTACCTGATCCCCCGTGATGTGACTGTGGACCCAGACAGTGTCTCAGCCCGGGAGATGGAGAGACTTCAAAGGGAGAGCGCCCGGGTGGGGGCTCACCTGGACAGGTGTGTCATCGCTGGACTTGGACTGTTAACCCTGGGGGGAATACTTCTCTCCACTTTGTTAATGATATCAATCTGTAAAGGTGAATTGTACAGGAGGCAGAGGTTGGCACCTAATGGCAGATCTGGCAACGTTTATGGGTCGTTCAGCTTTCGTCTCAAATCCCCAGCACCCAACAGTTCCACCCAGCTTTTCCCACTAGATGGAGAGGACACCACAACTATTGATTAA